The Silurus meridionalis isolate SWU-2019-XX chromosome 16, ASM1480568v1, whole genome shotgun sequence genome has a segment encoding these proteins:
- the znf217 gene encoding zinc finger protein 217: MPTHTLIPHVESPDGLGHDVLNHSSATMPSSGSSSSVTAHVRLAEKVEMQSALPGTSPLTCMFCEETFEHEDELGPHLLSQHPTTFDAPAVLRVEAEFLTPSERIRLKTCQNEQNEELSCDVCGQATENVAALEAHMRKHKDSFIYSCSFCGRRFKEPWFLKNHMRTHGKSRSSKGQDAEPPITVNGVVQDRPPSPLMTTYKMCMVCGFFFLDKEALAEHSKVHNREPEAEENAHNKSHPNRDVEVSQECFLQCFNLHRTSENGEGKGQPGRWISQLDPFNTYQAWQLATKGKIAAGPNLSKELNADSNSDNEESGSEKEELGSIWDSSGGDKLVRRGLRSELKAKLSGGGGDLAEQKSLSLRKDKPTDCEECGKTFRTYHQLVLHSRVHKRERGGAESPTTPIDGRTPSVSSAGSPSLDRAEDGSEDGYEEGVLAEAFQTDKIEESSHKMKLKILAPRKCCYCGKTFRSNYYLNIHLRTHTGEKPYKCEYCDYAAAQKTSLRYHLDRRHKDKPYTEIPNIPVTAASSAKGQDSPNNKDDKPASKAPKQWPAPSVVCASVKHEAVPSQAGVAVASPVTRAKEECGNMSATTPYTPPNKPQANGPFPINLKAEGKEASEAPLNLSLKTSLSLPSTSIPRNMLLTNSCTSCSYETLYPEVLLMHRKLLHKEKSETKKNLYRAPIKLKRYTGCPPALEGKDVAPLAHINRKHPRRTKSPAPQPGKSSRPPQDTYRTRPGIISKKPEISKMSPAKEPWREQQKASQRFRAAESAVNVQTRFPESMAEPSRKFTSLALSQKPAPVKNGIVWSSEANRLCLSDRFRNLAQTDVGEPSNKRARPSEPLQGTGRTAELPSDRNMKPFMQPVRVASESGSRMDTDWNVINLLRTYTPNELASLYQPSISGSSHAVTGNSPAAGSRALSFSHYPGNIIQRRSHPNPPDATS; the protein is encoded by the exons ATGCCCACGCACACACTAATTCCACACGTGGAGAGTCCCGATGGGCTAGGCCATGACGTCCTCAATCACAGCAGTGCCACTATGCCCAGCTCTGGCTCCAGCTCCAGTGTAACAGCCCATGTGAGGTTGGCGGAGAAGGTTGAAATGCAGTCGGCATTGCCAGGCACCTCACCTCTGACCTGCATGTTTTGCGAGGAGACGTTTGAGCACGAGGATGAGCTCGGGCCGCACCTCCTTTCACAGCACCCCACCACGTTCGACGCTCCAGCTGTTCTCCGCGTCGAGGCCGAGTTCTTAACGCCTAGCGAGAGGATTCGCTTGAAAACATGCCAGAATGAGCAAAACGAGGAGCTGAGCTGTGATGTGTGTGGCCAAGCAACTGAAAACGTTGCTGCTCTCGAGGCTCACATGCGAAAACATAAGGACTCCTTCATTTACTCCTGCAGCTTTTGTGGCAGGCGCTTCAAAGAGCCCTGGTTCCTCAAGAACCACATGAGGACCCATGGAAAATCCAGATCCAGCAAGGGTCAGGACGCAGAGCCCCCTATTACAGTCAACGGCGTTGTCCAAGATCGACCACCATCCCCTCTGATGACGACTTACAAAATGTGCAtggtttgtgggtttttcttcCTCGACAAAGAGGCACTAGCAGAGCACAGCAAAGTGCACAATCGCGAGCCAGAAGCCGAAGAGAACGCGCACAATAAGAGCCATCCCAATCGGGATGTAGAAGTCTCTCAGGAATGCTTTCTTCAGTGCTTCAATTTACACAGAACATCTGAGAACGGTGAGGGAAAAGGCCAACCCGGCCGCTGGATCTCGCAGCTGGACCCATTCAACACCTACCAGGCCTGGCAGCTGGCTACCAAAGGCAAGATTGCTGCAGGACCCAACCTGAGCAAAGAGCTCAACGCAGACTCTAATTCTGACAATGAGGAGTCGGGTTCAGAAAAGGAGGAGCTGGGATCTATCTGGGACTCCAGCGGAGGTGATAAACTGGTGAGACGGGGTCTGAGGAGTGAGCTCAAGGCCAAACTCAGCGGCGGTGGGGGTGATTTAGCAGAGCAGAAGAGCCTGAGTCTGCGCAAAGACAAGCCCACAGACTGCGAAGAGTGCGGCAAAACGTTCCGAACCTACCATCAGCTGGTTCTGCACTCCAGGGTtcacaaaagagagagaggaggagcgGAGAGCCCCACCACACCCATAGATGGGAGGACTCCGAGCGTTAGCTCCGCCGGGAGTCCGTCACTGGATCGAGCGGAAGATGGCTCCGAGGACGGATATGAAGAAGGTGTTCTCGCTGAGGCTTTTCAGACAG ataaaattgaaGAAAGCTCACACAAAATGAAACTGAAAATCCTTGCTCCGAGGAAGTGCTGTTACTGTGGCAAGACTTTCCGCTCCAACTATTACCTCAATATTCATCTCAGGACTCATACAG GTGAAAAACCTTACAAATGTGAATACTGTGACTATGCTGCAGCTCAGAAGACCTCTCTGAGATATCACCTGGACCGACGCCACAAAGATAAACCTTATACCGAGATCCCCAACATTCCAGTGACTGCTGCTAGCAGTGCCAAGGGTCAAGATTCTCCTAACAACAAGGATGACAAGCCAGCCTCCAAAGCACCTAAACAGTGGCCCGCCCCCAGCGTGGTGTGTGCCAGCGTCAAGCATGAAGCTGTACCCAGCCAGGCAGGGGTCGCCGTCGCCAGCCCCGTCACTCGCGCCAAAGAAGAGTGTGGCAACATGTCCGCCACGACTCCGTACACTCCTCCAAACAAGCCTCAAGCAAACGGCCCTTTCCCGATCAACCTGAAAGCAGAAGGGAAAGAAGCCTCTGAGGCGCCTTTAAACCTCTCCCTTAAAACATCTCTGTCTTTACCTTCTACCTCTATACCTAGGAATATGTTACTGACCAATAGCTGCACCTCCTGTTCTTATGAAACCCTCTATCCCGAAGTCCTGCTCATGCACAGGAAGCTTCTACATAAAGAAAAGTCGGAGACTAAGAAGAATCTCTACAGGGCCCCGATAAAGCTCAAGCGTTACACGGGGTGTCCCCCAGCGCTCGAAGGAAAAGACGTGGCCCCTTTGGCCCACATCAACAGAAAACATCCTCGACGGACCAAATCTCCAGCACCCCAACCGGGAAAATCTTCCAGACCTCCTCAGGACACATACAG GACTCGTCCAGGGATCATTTCAAAGAAGCCAGAGATTTCAAAGATGTCCCCTGCAAAAGAGCCCTGGAGAGAGCAGCAGAAAGCGAGCCAGAGGTTCAGGGCTGCAGAATCGGCTGTTAACGTCCAAACCAGGTTTCCAGAGTCCATGGCTGAACCGAGCAGGAAATTTACCTCTCTCGCACTCTCGCAGAAGCCTGCTCCGGTTAAAAACGGCATCGTCTGGTCCTCGGAAGCAAACAGGTTATGTCTGTCCGATCGATTCAGGAACCTGGCGCAGACGGACGTAGGTGAACCCTCCAACAAGAGGGCGAGACCTTCCGAGCCTCTTCAGGGCACAGGGAGAACTGCAGAGCTGCCCTCGGACAGAAACATGAAACCCTTCATGCAGCCTGTCCGTGTGGCCTCGGAATCAGGGAGTCGTATGGACACTGACTGGAATGTAATCAACCTGCTGCGCACATACACACCCAATGAACTGGCATCACTGTACCAACCTTCTATCTCAGGCTCCAGCCATGCTGTGACTGGAAATTCACCCGCTGCTG